The genome window CATCGCCGTCTTGATATTCCAGATAATATAGATCCTGCAGTTGCAGATCTCATTAGAAAATGCTGGCAAACGTAAGTATGCTTTCGTTatctatttttcttgttttattttcgtAATTACAGTCTTATCATTTGTATATCAATTCAAATGTGTATTTAGGCAGATGAACAAACCTTACATTTGACCTAATTAACATTGCAGAGATCCAAAATTGAGACCATCTTTTGCTGAGATCATGGCTACTCTGAAACCGTTGCAGAAGCCGATGAGCAGAAGTGCACAGACCTAGTGCACAAGTAGGCAGTGGCCATCGGAAGGTTCAGCCATCCTGCGCTGGAGAATCCCCAGCTGGCTGGCTGAAACAGTGAATATCGGCTTGTTTGACAGCCAAAATATGGATGAAGGCAAGTTGTACATTTGATTGGAACAACTTCTGAGAAAGAGATTGAAGATCATGACCTAACATATACtccaatttgaaaattttcattttcctttATTATTTTTCGGTTTCCTCCTCATTTCTGTTTTCCCAACAGTGCGGCCATTTGCAAggttgtgtatttgtttgtaaAGAATTCATTGGCAATTGTTGTAATCGATGTTTTGATTTCCGGTGTCCGTTGGTCGGAAGAGTATCATGTTGCTTGAACCTTAAGGTGAAAAGGCAATAGTTCTTAATGCAAATGGAGTACTATTGACAGTTTGACATACAGAATCCGatatacaaaataataatgTCATTTCTACTACATTTAGCGGCCACGTTGCTTATTCCTCTTTAATAAAGATGAACCGCacttgtgtttataggattcaCCTGTATTATAGAGGCGGTCAACAATGTCAAGGACCCAAAAAAGGGTAGGCTTGTGGGCCAATAGAAGGAAGAGCAACCCACCATTTTAATTTTCCATCATATACATGGATAAGGTAGGACCTACTTAAAGGAAGAAAGTTTCTGGTTCCCCATTTTTCACTTGGCAGCTCAATCAACATTTTTATCTTCTTAGAAATGGCCTCCTTCTCTGGTTCTTCACCATTTATCTCCCACTCTCTAACAAGACCAAACCACTTCTCTGCTTCTTCATCACAAACGCCGCCACCTCCGCCCCAAAATCTGCCTTCACAACCGCCTCATTCTCCGACACCAATTCAGCAGCTCAGCACAAGTTCATCCGAGCAGCCGCCGACGCCGGTAAAAGCGGAGCAGCAAAAGCCTTCCAAGACCAAAACCAAGGCAGACTCCACAGACTGGATAGCTTCCACCTTGACAAGGAGGTTTGGGATTGGTGCTGGCCTTGCTTGGGCTGCCTTTCTCACGGTTGGTGTTGTCTCTGAGCAAATTAAGACCCGCCTTGAGGTCTCCCAACAAGAGTCAAACACAAGGTtgtaaatatatgtatatacatatattatacatAATAGTCCAAATTATATAATTTCATGTTGTGTTTTTGCAGAAAtgttgagaaagaagaagaggtggTGTTACCTAATGGGATAAGGTACATTTCTCTCTCCCTACATAAATACTGTAGCTATCACAGCGACTGACATGCACGTAATCACATCAGAACTTATATCTAGGTGAGAACGGTACTGGCCGAGTAG of Malus sylvestris chromosome 6, drMalSylv7.2, whole genome shotgun sequence contains these proteins:
- the LOC126626010 gene encoding peptidyl-prolyl cis-trans isomerase FKBP17-2, chloroplastic-like, whose protein sequence is MASFSGSSPFISHSLTRPNHFSASSSQTPPPPPQNLPSQPPHSPTPIQQLSTSSSEQPPTPVKAEQQKPSKTKTKADSTDWIASTLTRRFGIGAGLAWAAFLTVGVVSEQIKTRLEVSQQESNTRNVEKEEEVVLPNGIRYCELRVGGGATPRPGDLVVIDLKGKVEGSGLVFVDTYEREKKPLALVVGSKQPYSKGVCEGIEYVMRSMKAGGKRRVVVPPSLGFGENGADLGPGLQIPPFATLDYIIEVDRVSIAPA